Proteins co-encoded in one Gopherus evgoodei ecotype Sinaloan lineage chromosome 4, rGopEvg1_v1.p, whole genome shotgun sequence genomic window:
- the ITPA gene encoding inosine triphosphate pyrophosphatase isoform X1, whose translation MAAAAGRNVVFVTGNAKKLEEVLQILRDAFPYRLVAKKIDLPEYQGEPDEISIQKCREAANQIQGPVIVEDTCLCFNALGGLPGPYIKWFLEKLKPEGLYKLLAGFEDKSAYALCTFSFSTGNPEDPVKLFKGQTCGRIVEPRGPRDFGWDPCFQPDGYDQTYAELPKAVKNSISHRYKALKKLSGYFSQQNNPAEATSIPS comes from the exons ATGGCCGCCGCCGCCGGGAGGAACGTGGTGTTCGTGACCGGCAACGCCAAGAAGCTagaggag GTCCTTCAGATCCTCAGGGATGCGTTTCCATACAGACTAGTCGCAAAAAAAATTGACT tgccagaataccaagggGAACCAGACGAGATCTCCATTCAGAAATGCCGAGAAGCAGCAAATCAG ATTCAGGGACCTGTTATAGTAGAAGACACTTGTTTGTGTTTCAATGCCTTGGGGGGCCTCCCAGGACCATATAT AAAATGGTTTCTAGAGAAGTTAAAACCAGAAG GTCTGTACAAGCTGTTAGCGGGGTTTGAAGACAAGTCTGCTTATGCTCTTTGCACCTTTTCATTCAGCACTGGAAACCCGGAGGACCCAGTGAAGTTGTTCAAAGGCCAAACATGT GGTCGCATTGTTGAGCCCAGAGGCCCCAGAGACTTTGGCTGGGATCCTTGCTTCCAGCCTGACGGTTACGACCAGAC GTATGCCGAGCTTCCCAAGGCAGTGAAGAACTCCATCTCTCATCGCTACAAAGCACTGAAAAAGCTCTCTGGCTACTTCAGTCAGCAGAACAACCCAGCAGAAGCCACCTCCATTCCCAGTTAG
- the ITPA gene encoding inosine triphosphate pyrophosphatase isoform X2: MAAAAGRNVVFVTGNAKKLEEVLQILRDAFPYRLVAKKIDLPEYQGEPDEISIQKCREAANQIQGPVIVEDTCLCFNALGGLPGPYIKWFLEKLKPEGLYKLLAGFEDKSAYALCTFSFSTGNPEDPVKLFKGQTCGRIVEPRGPRDFGWDPCFQPDGYDQTLVPK; encoded by the exons ATGGCCGCCGCCGCCGGGAGGAACGTGGTGTTCGTGACCGGCAACGCCAAGAAGCTagaggag GTCCTTCAGATCCTCAGGGATGCGTTTCCATACAGACTAGTCGCAAAAAAAATTGACT tgccagaataccaagggGAACCAGACGAGATCTCCATTCAGAAATGCCGAGAAGCAGCAAATCAG ATTCAGGGACCTGTTATAGTAGAAGACACTTGTTTGTGTTTCAATGCCTTGGGGGGCCTCCCAGGACCATATAT AAAATGGTTTCTAGAGAAGTTAAAACCAGAAG GTCTGTACAAGCTGTTAGCGGGGTTTGAAGACAAGTCTGCTTATGCTCTTTGCACCTTTTCATTCAGCACTGGAAACCCGGAGGACCCAGTGAAGTTGTTCAAAGGCCAAACATGT GGTCGCATTGTTGAGCCCAGAGGCCCCAGAGACTTTGGCTGGGATCCTTGCTTCCAGCCTGACGGTTACGACCAGAC GTTGGTGCCGAAGTAA
- the ITPA gene encoding inosine triphosphate pyrophosphatase isoform X3 → MAAAAGRNVVFVTGNAKKLEEVLQILRDAFPYRLVAKKIDLPEYQGEPDEISIQKCREAANQIQGPVIVEDTCLCFNALGGLPGPYIKWFLEKLKPEGLYKLLAGFEDKSAYALCTFSFSTGNPEDPVKLFKGQTCGVMIWNVNVAEQC, encoded by the exons ATGGCCGCCGCCGCCGGGAGGAACGTGGTGTTCGTGACCGGCAACGCCAAGAAGCTagaggag GTCCTTCAGATCCTCAGGGATGCGTTTCCATACAGACTAGTCGCAAAAAAAATTGACT tgccagaataccaagggGAACCAGACGAGATCTCCATTCAGAAATGCCGAGAAGCAGCAAATCAG ATTCAGGGACCTGTTATAGTAGAAGACACTTGTTTGTGTTTCAATGCCTTGGGGGGCCTCCCAGGACCATATAT AAAATGGTTTCTAGAGAAGTTAAAACCAGAAG GTCTGTACAAGCTGTTAGCGGGGTTTGAAGACAAGTCTGCTTATGCTCTTTGCACCTTTTCATTCAGCACTGGAAACCCGGAGGACCCAGTGAAGTTGTTCAAAGGCCAAACATGT GGTGTAATGATCTGGAATGTGAatgtggcagagcagtgctga
- the BORCS6 gene encoding BLOC-1-related complex subunit 6, whose translation MERGAGLPQHIMAQVRVQALGAAASLEDPCREGSRRQQAAAAGDRLAGGRLLDSRSLDGISQAYGASRAQEGRRATISSALELEGTVSHDGDLTHFVANNLQLKIKLSSRGSLEEPEPPGQPFAGLGRSKAADIPPIDPAVLAELERLTQEVAHKVDQMMRSLSGSIQNMTALSVGYIQTYRDAVDSLGESVDMSIKGMYTLMARGEELDRSMQPVHALAKQIREIKRTLEIFESLCK comes from the coding sequence ATGGAGAGGGGCGCAGGCCTGCCGCAGCACATCATGGCCCAGGTGCGagtccaagccctgggggccgcgGCCAGCCTGGAGGATCCGTGCCGGGAAGGCTCGCGGAGGCAGCAGGCCGCTGCCGCTGGGGACAGGCTGGCCGGAGGGCGGCTGCTGGACAGCCGCAGCTTGGATGGGATCAGCCAGGCGTACGGGGCCAGCCGGGCGCAGGAAGGGCGCCGCGCCACCATCTCCAGCGCCCTGGAGCTGGAAGGGACGGTCAGCCACGACGGGGACCTCACCCACTTCGTGGCCAACAACCTGCAGCTGAAAATCAAGCTGAGCTCCCGGGGCAGCCTGGAGGAGCCGGAGCCCCCGGGCCAGCCCTtcgcagggctggggcggagcaaAGCGGCCGACATCCCCCCCATTGACCCCGCGGTGCTGGCGGAGCTGGAGCGCCTGACCCAAGAGGTGGCCCACAAAGTGGACCAGATGATGAGGAGCTTGAGCGGCAGCATCCAGAACATGACGGCCCTGAGCGTGGGCTACATCCAGACCTACCGGGACGCCGTGGACAGCCTGGGCGAGTCCGTCGACATGAGCATCAAAGGGATGTACACGCTGATGGCCCGCGGCGAGGAGCTGGACCGCTCCATGCAGCCGGTCCACGCCCTGGCCAAACAGATCCGGGAGATCAAAAGGACCCTGGAGATATTCGAGTCGCTGTGCAAGTAG